The Brassica rapa cultivar Chiifu-401-42 chromosome A10, CAAS_Brap_v3.01, whole genome shotgun sequence genome segment aatagactatcgatcgacactctcttgtgtctgcatactaaccggtgagacacgagatctagtctgttaaccagtggtacatgcgacagctgatcactgagttaagcgaatgagctctaatatatcatgcatgcaacagttaggcatctataggtactataatctccaacacctgaatagtggccctgcatctaatatcatttccaaccaagttacatttatatttactcgcttgttactattgctattccatttaaacatttacaacctttaaaattaataaacactagatttaattgtttcctagctccttgtggattcgatccctaaataCTACatatgaacctcttttgatgagagtaacactccttagggtaatttgagtggtatcactcTCGCAAGCTCATTCCTTCGTACAAAGGAACTAGCCGCGCCATCTGACGCTTGTCAAGCACAAAATCCCACTTCCCTCCATTATCACAAACCCACTCGCCGCACATGACCATGCACTGATCCTCCATCGCACCAACCTGAAACACAAATATCAAGCGTTAAAGCAAATGAGTTGGATCGATTAATGTCAAACCCAAAACAAGAACAAATCGACACCTTCAATGTTTGCCAAGAACAGCTCCAATAAAGACAGAAACTATAACAACGAGAGTCGCTTCCTCCACACCCAACACAACAAATTCACGTCCTTTATCATAGATGTCTTACTTCTTAAGTTTCAATTTTGGCCTTTGATTGAAAACACAAGATCCAGATCCGACGGACTAAATTAAGTGACTTCAATCAATAAACCTAAACCTAAACCGAGCTCCATAGACCAAACTAGTTTCCTTTTGGGAAGCAAAATATCAAGCTGCCTTTGGTAAAAGTATATTAGTCAACTTTTTGTCTTTGGGCAAGGGGAAGTGCCTCACATGTGCTATGTGTCTTTTAGTGCAAGAGAAAGACATAATGTAGCCCATTATGTAatcaacttatatatatatcgtaAATGATAAATGTGAAGCAAAGAACAAGTTTAGTTGTCACTTCTTCCACATGAAAAATAGGTTTTTcaacaaatattcttttaaagAAAATGCAGTCATGTCTGGGTTATAATGAAGTATCAAGATTTCACagtatcaaaaaaaaaaagtatcaagatttctttgaaaattttggagGTTTTAGAATTCTCTAGTTCTTCCATCtttttttctggtaaattttcaatttttatccTACCAAAGAAATCATATAAgggataaaaaaaaactttggaaACTGATGGTTTCTTAGCATCCATAGTCTTATAGACAATGACGACAACAAAAtggatgttttttttattgagaaagagcttaagagcatcattatcccaAATACTCATTTAGGGGCtcttaatctttttttaataatttttagttgaAAAAGTAAGTTTAAGAGACATAGTTAAGAGATAGGTATATTTGTGTGGTCCATTGCAAATTTCTTATTTTAGAgttcttgaaaaaaaaagtgttgAAATCTTTTGAATCATCTTTCTCCACCACGATCAAAACtattcaaagaagaagaaaaaacaaccAAATGATTCTATACCAAATCATGGTATAGTTCTAGTTCCAACAAAGTATTAAAAAACTTATcaaaaaacagagcaaaagaTTCTATGAGTTGTAACAAGAACCTGATGTTTCATGCTTAAGATAACCTTTAACTCTATCATTTTCTATTGCACCATCATCTTCATGATGCtccttcttgattcttctcactTCCTGTACTCATCAAGACAGACAAAACCCATCAGTTTCTCAATCCACATACTTAACAACAACACTTGATTTCTCTGTGTTTCTACCTCTTCAATACCGACACAACTCGCCTTGTTTTCATATAACTTATTCATCTGCGACTTGTTTTCATATAACTTGTTCACTGTTCTTCTCGAACTCACAATCTCCTTAGCAAGCGCCTGTAACACCACCACAGaaccaaaatcacaaaacaCATCCAAAGATTACACTTTTTTTAAGAGTCTACCTTAGCTGAGACCATATCATTCCGCTTAGCAGCCTCTTTAATAGTTTTCTGTACCgttctctcttctttctgtATATCTGAAAAAACCAAGAATCTCAAAATCAAAAGTACACTTGCGATTGGCGATCATCACCCGATCCCAACTCGATTCAGAGTGATTTCATGAATTTAGGCTTAGTATTACCAAGAGAAGGCTTAGTATTATCATGAGAAGTGGGTGGTTGGTTATGAAAAGGGTTAATGgtgtcttcttcttcgttgCCAAGACTGGCTCGAGAAGGATCCCTCTTGTTCTGTTTCCTCATCTCTCTGATCTTTGAGAAGTCCAATGAGTAATCAGGTATGTTTCCTCCTTTCTGATCCCAATCTCCAAACTGTGGTACTGATAGCCATGGCGTGTTCTTGTTCTGTCAACAAGGAAAATTCACAGTGTAAAACGGATTGATCATGCGACACTAGCAAAAAacaaacagaagaagaagaagggtttGAGAGTTTAAACCTCCTTTGAATCCATTTGTTTTCAGCGTCTCCAGTATATCACCTGAGAGTTTCCCAATACAAAACAAAGATAAATTACCATCCAAGATGAAACTATGATCAATCTCTTACAAACCCCACTTCTTCTACTTTACCAAATTCAATTATTAACCCAAACATGAGATTATCAAAAACAGAGCAACTAAACAACAAAcattttttcaattaaaaaccAACACTCTCAAAAACAAGAGCATCCAACAAAGAGCGGAACTTACTGGTGTGCTCGCGATTCATGAGCTTGAGAGTCTCCTCTTTGTGACCAAACCCTTTGCGATTGTCGTTATGGCTTCTCGTCAAGTTCTTGCGGAATGTCTTGGCGTCGAAGTCGGAGTCCATCAGCAGATTGGTGAAGGTTTCCGGCGGGGGAAGGATCCGGGGGAGAAAGCCATGGAGAtcaagagagagaagagatagAGGAAGAGAAGAGACGTATCTTCTGGTACCTAATTAGGAGACATATCTTGTTTTAAttacaatttttcttttttctttaaatcaAAATTATGCTAAGAGACCCTTCTAAAAGCCAGCGATAAAGATGGTCTAACAAGAAAATGGATGTTAGTAAGATTTATGTCAACTCTATACCATATTATTATTATCCAAAGAAGCGTTTCTGAAACATAGCATTCTGTCATTAGTACATTTAATAGCTGACAAATTACAAGCGGGAGGCAAACAAAATAACAACATTTTCATTATCGCTGGTATCTACACGGTGCTCTCTTGTCTTCTTCACTCTTCAGGGGATATAATACATTGGATTAGGGAGTTTGAAAGATCGTTGAGAAATGGAGGAACCCAACAAATCACTCCACTGATCACCTCAATTGCCTCTAATCCTATATCCCTCTTTCACCATCTCATCCCTCTTCTCAGATTTGTACAGCGTCGCCATTTTGTGCTGTTCATCTGGAGATCTACAAGgcgaaagaaaaaaagaaagatctaAGCGCACACACAAAAAGATTGCAATGGGgaaaataaacaacaaaaactctctGTTTCCGACATACCTGAGAATAAGCTTGTCCCAGTTCTGGAAACCAGCATTGATGAGGTTTTCAACAGTGACAAGCCTGTGGGTCTCTTTCCTGCCTGTAAGCAAGAAAATCTTGTAACCCAAAGCAATCACTCTTTGGTAAAGCTTCAAGCTTGGTGCTATGGGTGGTGCCACTCCTCTCTCTACCCACTTATCAAACTCCGAGTGATCAAAAAGCTCAAGCCTGCAAACAAGATTGagaaaccaataaaaaaaaagaaagaaagggtGAAGGAGGAGACGTGTACCCGAAGGCATGGTCAATGTAATAGGGAAGATTGGACAAGAGAGTCTCGTCGATGTCGAAAACCCAAATATCTTTGCCGTCGCCGGAGAACTCGACGCTGCTCGCGAAGATCGAAGCCTCTTCAGAGAGGCTCTCCAGATCGGTGGCGTAACCTCTACCCATCACGTAGTCCTTCACGTAATCCGCGCACTCCGCCGGAATCGTGCTCCACGGCGCGAGATTGTTGGTCTCCGCCGCGAATCTCCAGCTCGTGCAGTATAAATTGACCTCCTCGCCGTCGACTTTCTTGTGTTCCGACGGGTACTGGAGAATCGACGGCTTCGGCAACAGGGAAGTTTCGTCGGAACACGCGGAggataagaagaagaaggaaactAGTACAAGGAAAATCACGCATATCTTCTTCATCGAATCGATCAAAAAACACGAATCTAGGGTTTCTGAAAATCAAATTGGGTCTTTTAGGaatcaaattaaaatttcgAATCAAAAGAAGGTTAATATATAGTAATCTGCGAAAGGAATCAGAGCAAAATCCAAATCCAAAGAAAAGAAAGGGGAATGTAAAGAATCGATAAACTGAATAGCGTTGGGAAGAAGAAACCTTCGATTTAATGGAGGTATGACAAAATAATCGAATCTATTATAAACCAGAGGAAGGAAAATGGAAACGACGACGGGAGTGGCCGGTGACGTGTATGAAAAGCCAATTTAAAAGACAAATAATCAAACACCAGTTATGGACCCCACTTAAccatatgtgttttttttttcccatcTGTGGTTTTTATTCGACAACAAAAGTTTGTTATTTGATTGTTGTCGTATAATTACTATGTTGTCCACTGATAAAGTGATAAATCATAaatgttatcattttttttttgcttagatAAGTGTTATCAtcttatttaagtatttgttatCTTTTCCTACGATTCTTTATATTAAAATGGTACTTGTATATGATGAATTCTTAAGTAAAAAAGAGTCACTAATGAAAATCTGCATTTTATAGAATAATTAATATTACagattgttttcttttaaatagaATTAACAGAATTTGGATAAGATCATAATCCAGAATTTTGATAATTAAATTGAATAGCGATAGACGGATACTTGCACGCACGCAAGTTACGTGTGCAAACAGTGTTTTTAGGAATTGATTGTTAAATAgttagaatttgttttttttttttttttttgacgtcgaaaggctattctattactcaaacttgaggtggtctaggtaaccagaccggaatagaacaaccaataaaaagtaACTCCCTATGGAAAGATcttgcagtcttagctaaaaagtcTGAAATCTGGTTTCGCGTTCGTGGAACATGCATGATGCTGAAGTCCGGGAAGCATATCTGTAACGTCTCTATCCTCTCCAACTCCGTCGCAAAACTTGGCCACGCCTGAGGGTCctttatcattgcaatcagcTCCTTACAATCCGTTCCAAAGCTCTGACATGTTGAGTGttgaagcatattctccatcgcccatcgca includes the following:
- the LOC103844386 gene encoding acid phosphatase 1 isoform X2; translated protein: MKKICVIFLVLVSFFFLSSACSDETSLLPKPSILQYPSEHKKVDGEEVNLYCTSWRFAAETNNLAPWSTIPAECADYVKDYVMGRGYATDLESLSEEASIFASSVEFSGDGKDIWVFDIDETLLSNLPYYIDHAFGLELFDHSEFDKWVERGVAPPIAPSLKLYQRVIALGYKIFLLTGRKETHRLVTVENLINAGFQNWDKLILRYVGNREFLSFFFSFAL
- the LOC103844386 gene encoding acid phosphatase 1 isoform X1; the protein is MKKICVIFLVLVSFFFLSSACSDETSLLPKPSILQYPSEHKKVDGEEVNLYCTSWRFAAETNNLAPWSTIPAECADYVKDYVMGRGYATDLESLSEEASIFASSVEFSGDGKDIWVFDIDETLLSNLPYYIDHAFGLELFDHSEFDKWVERGVAPPIAPSLKLYQRVIALGYKIFLLTGRKETHRLVTVENLINAGFQNWDKLILRSPDEQHKMATLYKSEKRDEMVKEGYRIRGN